The proteins below are encoded in one region of Pseudomonas putida S13.1.2:
- a CDS encoding response regulator transcription factor — protein MSEENQVESEELPHLLLVDDDATFTRVMARAMSRRGFRVSTASSAEEGLILAQQDLPDYATLDLKMDGDSGLVLLPKLLELDPEMRVVILTGYSSIATAVEAVKRGACNYLCKPADADDVLAALLSEHTDLDTLVPENPMSVDRLQWEHIQRVLNEHEGNISATARALGMHRRTLQRKLQKRPVRR, from the coding sequence ATGAGCGAAGAAAACCAGGTCGAAAGCGAAGAGCTGCCGCACCTGCTGTTGGTGGATGACGATGCCACCTTCACCCGGGTCATGGCCCGGGCCATGAGCCGTCGCGGTTTCCGCGTGAGCACCGCCAGTTCTGCCGAAGAAGGCTTGATCCTGGCGCAGCAGGACCTGCCGGACTACGCCACGCTGGACCTGAAGATGGACGGTGACTCCGGCCTTGTGCTGCTGCCCAAGCTGCTGGAGCTGGACCCGGAAATGCGCGTGGTGATCCTGACCGGTTACTCGAGCATTGCCACCGCTGTGGAAGCGGTCAAGCGCGGTGCCTGCAATTACCTGTGCAAGCCGGCTGACGCCGACGACGTGCTGGCCGCGTTGCTGTCCGAACACACCGACCTGGATACCCTGGTGCCGGAAAACCCGATGTCGGTCGACCGCCTGCAGTGGGAACACATCCAGCGCGTGTTGAACGAGCACGAGGGCAACATTTCGGCCACCGCACGGGCGCTGGGCATGCACCGGCGGACCTTGCAACGCAAGCTGCAGAAGCGCCCGGTCCGGCGCTGA